The genomic stretch CGGCTGACCTTTGTTCGGAATATTTTGTAAAGGATCGTATGTCCGAAAAGAGAATTGTAACCTCTTTCATTTCTCCGCCAGGTTCTAGCTGAGCATTGTTTTTATAAAACTCGCTGACTAATTGAGAGGGAAGGTATCTTTCCATCATTTGTTTTGCATTTGCTTCTTTGACCATTTCAAAATTTGAAACTGTTGTCACATAACCAATCGCAAGTATCATTCCTAATCCAAATAACATAGGGATTAAATCGATAGGGTATCCTCCTCCTAATCCAATGGATATCACAAAAAGGAAAATAAATGATAAAAATGCTCCGTAGATGGTTCCAATTTTGGAATGCCTAAGTAAGTTAAATTGGTAAATGAAAATGGCACCAATCATTGCGATAAAATAAATAACACCATCACCTCTTTGGACCGTAGGATCAAAAAATATCATTAAACCAATAATTGTATAATCCAAGGTGATAGTAAAAAATTTGAGATAAGGTTGAAAGGAAAAATGAGTTACAAAAAAAAGGACAAAACCTGCAAAGACTAAGAAAGTTGTGTCTAACAATAGTGTGATGTTAGTGGGAGGGACAATTGTATAATTGATCACATGGAAGTAGGACAAATAATCCATAAGCGATGCGAAGGAAAAAATGGCAAAACGAACAACAGCTACCTTTTTTTCATTTTTGATCTCTCTTGAGATTAAAATTTCATCGACTATCGATTTTTTCATTCCTTATCTCCAACTTGAAAGAATCCAATCATTCCTATTTAATGACAAAAAGTGTAAATTTTATTCAAAGATAGTCCAGATCATTGGAACTAAAATGATCAGCTTCAACCATGATTTGGCTTTCTTTTTTTCTAATCAATGAGGAATCAATGGATTGTTTAGGGAGAGAGTTAGGTTTAGAATTTTTTAGATCCCATTCTCTATAACAAGTGGAATCGAAATTCGGCAAATTACCTTTGTTTTCGGTTGGGATTTTGCATATAAATGATCGATAATATTTTTAATTTCAATTTTGCCATCAAATCTTTTGATGATTGATTCCACTTTTGTTAATCCTAAACCGAAATCGAGAGTTTTGTAGTCATCATAAACAAATTTTGTGAGACGAAAAAAAGGTTCAAATATCATATTTTCAAATTCTAGCGGAATTCCCTCTGTCCTATCTGAGTTTTTGATGGGCGAGTTATAAACAGATATCACGAGCGATTTTGCTTCTATATACATAACAATGTGGATGCTACTTTCCGGGATCGAAAATTTACAAGCATTGGTTAGAATTTCCTTCAATGCCATGATGAAATATTTTTTATGAATATTGATTTTGTTTTGATCAAATGATGATTTTTTTTCACTTAAGTATAAATAATTTTTTTGAATATCCAAGAGGTTACTCATTTCATTTGTTACATTCTTTATTTCATGATATAAATTTATTAAAGAGATCGTCTCTAGTTCAATTTTTCCGTTTAAGATTTCATCTATTTCGGAAAAAGTATATAAAGCTTTTTCGGCCATCTCTGCATTTGTTTTGATGAGACCCATAATCTCTGTATCAATTTTATAAAAATCTCCTTCAATTTCTGCGGAATCTGAAACAATTTTTAATAAGGATACTAGGGCTCCAAATCCAGTACCTTGGTTAAAACTAGTTTTTAAACTCTCAAATAAATTTTGGTTCAAATTTTTAAATTTTCCAGATCCTCCTATTTTTTCTTTCCATTTGATCCAATCCAAATGACTTTCTAGGCGCATTTCACGTTCTCGTTTGGCAACCTTTTCTAATTTTCTTATGTTGTGAATTTCAAAAGCACGTTGAAGTTTTAGAGAAAGTTCTTCAGCTTCAATCGGTTTTACAATATAATCGTAAATTCCTCTTCTCATGATATCAATGATGATAGATGTTTCGGAATTGTTTGTTAGGACTATGATAATGGGTTCGACCTCTTCTTCTTTTAGAAAATCGATGAGTTCTATTCCGTTTACGTCTGGCATATCATAATCTGTAATGACGATCGGAAATTGGTTTTCTAAGAACAACTCCTTTGCCTTTCGACCATCTTCCGCCAGCGTGACCTGATAGCCGAGTGAGGCTAAAGACTCTTGGAGTAAAGTGGCAGAAATTAAATCATCTTCAGCGAGAAGAATTCGTTTTTCATTCATATCAATTATATCCTAAATTTTAATTTCAATTTTATACTTGGTTCCATTAGAATTCTCTATATGAACAATACCTTTTAGTTGTTTCACTAACATGTTAATTAGGTTTAAACCAAAGCTATTTGTAGATTGAAGTAAAATTGTTGGGTTGATTGGAATTCCATCATCTTCATAATTGATCATCAAAATTTGATTTTGAATTTTTGCATGAAAGGTAATTTTTCCTGATTGGCCTTCATTGAAGGAATATTTCATAGAGTTTGTAACGAGTTCGTTAATGATGATACCGATGGAAGACAAAATTTTTGTGTTAATCGCAACAGGTTCTACATGTATATCAGTTGTAATCTTCTCGTGATTCGGAAATATATTTAATATTTCGGAAATCAAAGTTGGAAAGTAATCTTTAATGGAAATTGTGTCTGTATTTTCCGATCGGTACAATTTGTCATATAACAACATCATACTTCTAACTCGATTTGAGGCATCGAGCAAAATGGTTTTATGCAATATATCTTTTTGTGAGTTTGCTTCCATTTTTAACAGACTATAAATCGTATTCATATTATTTTTGATACGATGGTGCACTTCAACTAAGATCAGTGCCTTTTCATTTAGAAGAGATTTGATTTTTTCATCCGCTTCTTTGATTTCTGTTATATCAGTTCTGATAGATAGGTATTTTTCAATTACACCACGAGCATTTTTGATAGGTGCAATGGTTGTAGCAACCCAGTAAAAAGTTCCATCCTTTGCTCTATTTCTGATTTCACCATGCCATGTATTTCCTGATTTAATGGTCTTGTATAGATTTTTAAAAAACTCAGCAGGATGGTATCCCGAATTGATGATACGATGGTTTTCACCGATTAATTCATCTCTTGTATACTTACTAATTTCGCAAAATTTTTTGTTAACATAAATAATATCAGCGTTTAGATCGGTGATTGCAACAATTGCATGTTGGTCAATCGCATATTGCCTTTGTCCCAACTCAAAATAAGTTTCTTCAAGTTTTAAATCCAAAGTACGTTTGAATGTGATGTCATTGGCAGTGCCGTGAGAGCCGATAAACTGTCCAGATTCGTTATACAAAGGAGTTGGGTAAAAAATTAAATATTTTGCTTCTCCAGTTTTAGAAATAAATAAAGTTTCATATCCAATCTTGATAGAATCATCATCACCTAAGCTAAATTTTTCGAAAGCTTTTTTGTCTCTTGTTGCAATCACGGATGGTTGAAAATCTAAAAATGAACGATCGAGAATTTCTTCCTTTGGGTATCCCAGTAATTTTTCCCATGCTGGATTTATATACCTAAAATGTCCGTTCTCATCCAGACTCCAAACAAGGCTTGCTGTATTTTCGACTAAATTTGAATATTTTGTTTCACTTTCCTTAAGATGAATTTCCATTTCCTTTTGTTTGGTAATGTCTTGGCAGGTTCCGATAGAAATCTCTGGATTCCCTTGAGGATCAAATATGGAATAACAGGTTTCCCTTACCCACTTGATACGACCATCTGACAGAATTAGTCTGTGTTCAATTTCATATTTTTTTTTATCTATTAGAGATTGTGAGTAAGCTTGGTTTACTTTTTCGCGGTCATCTGGATGGATTACAGATAAAAATGTTTCATAACTTGGTTGGAATAAGTTTGGATCCAATTCAAATATTTCATATATTTTTTTTGACCATTTTAATGTACCAGTGACTAAATTTAATTCCCATCTACCTACTTGGGCAACATTGGATATGTCTTCAAATTCCTTTTTGTAGGTGATATCCGTTTCTTTTTCGTCTGTCGACTCAACTACAATTAACTGGATCCAATCACCATCTAACGATAGATTTCCATAAAGTGAAACTTGTTTTGTGAGATTTTGGCGAACGATAATTTCCGCCAGGCAAGAGTTTTTGTTTTTTCCTGAACATATTGTGCTAATGAATGTATGGAAACTCTCTTTTGATTTTTCGGATAAAAGTGTTGTGAATGATTTTTGATGAAGATCAGATTGTGTAATGGAAAATAATTCCGTAGCTTCGGAATTTATAAAATTGATCCTACCTTGTTTTGAAATTTGTAAAAATGCAACAGGTAAGGAATCGTAATGTTCGTTTGACTTACCATCTTCTTTATTATCTTCAAAAATAACTTGGTTCATGTTTTGGAAATATATTTACACTTTAATAAGTTGTGAATTTCAACCAATTGATATTCGTTATGGAAAAATATTCTAGCATATTTTTGTTTTGGTTGTTCTAAAGATTTTAAAATTTTATAAATTAATTTATTGTTAAAGCGGGAAAAATGATGAAGGAAACATTATATATGAGTATTAAAAATTATGAAAATAGATATTAATATAATGAAAAATTGAGCATTATTTGCGAATGATATTTAAGATGGTTTAATTTTAGTCTCATTCTAATTGAGGTGGATTCGGTCGCATCGACATTTGTCGATCGAATCATAGAACGGTCTTGTCTTATTTTGTTAGGTGAATGAAAGTTAGAATCATTCAATGCCAAGATGCGATCCCAAACGATGGCTATACTGTATTGGTGTTTCGGTGTTGTATGAGATTGGCGTCTTGCATTTGATCAATATCGGTGAGATCGATTTGATTTTATTTTTCTAAATAAGTCATCTCTTCTGATTAATGGAATCACAAATCGGTTTGGCACTTCGAATTTTTACGGATTTACCATTGATGAAATTGCCAAAACATTTTTAACCAATAGAGAAACCTTATCAAAACGGCTTTACCGAGCTAAAGAAATCCTAAGGGAAAATAGTATGAGTATAGAATATCCTAATTCAGATGAATTTCAAAATCGACTTCAATCAGTTTTGAGAACATTATATCTCATTTTTAATAAAGGATATTCGATGGAAGGATTGGAGAAAGAGATTCGAAAGTCATTTTGTTTGGAGTCAATCCATCTCTGTAGCCTTCTTTTAGAAACTGAAATTTCCATTCATTCAGATGTTTATGGTCTGCTCTCTCTATTTTGTTTTTAATACTCACGTTTTGATTTTAGGTTTAGTTCTGAAGGATAAATGATACGTTATGAGGATCAAAATTGAAATTTTTGGAATTTGGAATTCATTCAAAATGGGAAATAGCAGAGTATCTGTGAATTGTATTCGGCACTTCTTTTGCTGGAATCCTCTTCTTTGATACATCTCAATCGAATTTACGCAATCTACAAAGCCTATGGAAACGAAGAAGCGTTAAGAGAATTGGGAATGTTGGATTTTCCAAAGAGTTGTTATTATTTTTCTTTGTTAGGTGAATTGTATTCAAAATTGGATCCTATGAAATCAAAAGAATATTATACACAAGCTATATCTTACGTAACCTCTCCCCATGAAATCAATTCCATTCAGAATCGAATGAAAAAACTATTGTAATGATTTCTGAATCACAAATTTCCTTTAAGCCGCAGGTTTTTCTGGAATTATTTCGTCGAATCTAAAGGTTAGATTTGGATAAGAGCCAATCCTGACTTTTGCTGGAATTGAAATTTGAATCTTAAATCAATTTTATTGGGAGTACGTTTCGAAGGAATGATTGATTAATTGTATGACTACAATGAGGCAAAAACAAATTCGATTTATTGGATATCTAAGTGGTATTTTTATCACTTTAGCAATTATCAATTCATTTGCTATGCTATTGTTTTTTGGGAATACATTTTTTTCCTTTTTTGGCTTCTTTGTTGCTCTCTTGTTTTATATTACCTATACATTGAACAAAAAAGGATTCCATTTCCTTTCCAAAAATTTAATTTTATTACTATTTAATTTTGCGATCATAAATATATCGAGTACGCAGGGGAAAGGTTCTGGTTCGATTCTATTGTATTTTCCGCTTTTGAGTTTATATTTTCTGGTATTTGAAACGATCCAGTGGAGATGGATTGTTTATTGGACTTTGGTCTCGTTACTTTCTTATTTTTATCTGGAAACATCTGAATATTCCATACTTAAGTTTGGTGATATGGCTAAGATTGATCTGAATACACTTTTTCAATTTAATCTTTTTTTGAGTTTTCTTGGTGAATTTTTAATCATGCTCATGTTTATACGTGTGAATCATGAATTAGAAAACTCTTATGTTGTAAAAGCAGAAGAATTGAACGATTCATTAAAGGAATTAAGTGTTGCTAAGGAAAAAGCAGAGAAGGCTGCGCAATCTAGGTCTATGTTTTTATCTTCCATGAGTCACGAGATTCGAACTCCAATTAATTCAATCATAGGATTTACAAATATTCTTTTGGATGATGATCCAAAAGAAGAACATAAGGATTTTTTGTCCATGATTCAGTTTTCTTCTAGAAATCTATTGGTTATCATCAATGATATTTTGGATTTTAATAAGATGGAGGCGGGTAAGGTTGAACTTGAATTCATTCCCTTTGATTTTCAATCTTTAATCCATAAAATCTTTCATTCTATGAAGGTTAAAGCGGATGAAAAAAATCTTAGCTTCAAACTGGAAATAGATGAAGGAATCAGTGAATTTTTAATTGGTGATCCGAATCGCTTAACGCAAATTTTAATCAATTTGATTTCGAACGCTATAAAATTTACATTAGATGGGGAAATAGGTTTAGTCGTCAAACTTGAAGATACTTTAAATGATACAGAAATAATAAGATTTATTGTAAGAGATACAGGCATTGGTATACCAGAAAAGAATCAAAAAATCATATTCGATCATTTTTCCCAAGCTGATTCTTCCACTTCAAGAAAATTTGGTGGTACAGGTTTAGGATTATCAATTGTGAAAAAGCTCGTTGAACTCTATGGTTCTAACATTACATTGGAGTCGAAAGAAGGTGAAGGAAGTGAATTTTCATTTCTTTTGGAATTTGCAAAATCAGAATTGATTCCAGAAGAGAAACGTTTTGTGATTCAAAAAAAATCTTCAAATCAAAGAAAGAATAAAACTATCCTTGTTGTAGACGATAATGAACTCAATTTAAAAGTAGCGTTTCAATTTATCAGAAAATGTGGATTTGAATGCCTATTGGCGAGTAATGGTAAAGAAGCTTTACAGATTGTTAGTAAAGAGAAAATCTCTTTGGTTTTAATGGATCTGCAAATGCCTGATTGGGATGGATTTGTTACTACTGAAAAAATTCGTGCTAGTGGAATCTTCACTCCTATCATAGCTCTAACTGCTGATGTTTCGATTGATGTTAGCAATCATGTGAAACGTTCAGGTTTTTTAGATATAATTCATAAGCCATTTCTACCAGAGGATCTAGTCAACAAAATTGAACTTTATGCAGAGTGAGCCATTAGAGGATTGGATACCCCAATCCTCTTTTAGTTGATTAGTCTCCAGAATATTTTTGTGCTTCTTCACATTCTGGTATGGAAACCTTTCCTTTTGCACCTTTGAATGTATCGCATGTTAGTTTATCAAATGCTAATATGCACTTTTCGAAGGCTTGCACTTGTTCTTCCGTCACTTCTTTCTTTTCTTCTATTCTTTTTTTCTCAGCTTCTTTCATTTTTTGGTCAAAGAATGTGATACAGTTTTCTTCCGACTGCATAAAAGGTGGGATCATATTCCGATAAGCAGGTGGGATTTTTGCAAATTCATCCTTCGTACATTCAATTGTTTTTGAACACATTGTCTTTTGGAATTTTGGAACTAATTCTTTTAGTTTTGCTTCTGGTGATTGTGAAAGTTTGTTACAAGCCAGTAGTGACAAAAGAGTGAGAACAGTAAGATTTGTTTTTGAGAAAAATTTCATAGAGACTTCCAATTGATAAAATTTGACCAAATTTATCATTTTCCAAATGTTTCGAAAAGGAAAATTTATAAATTTGGTTTTCTCAAATGAAATATAGTTACTTGTTTTTTTGTTTGTCGATCAGATATCGTAAAGCACCAGTTGACCATAATGCCCAAAGAATGAGGACAGGTTGGAAAAATAGACGGATGAGTCTTTTCTCATCGGTATCGAGGCCGAAGGCACTGATTCCGTTTGTATATTGAGAAATATTTCCTGGGAAAATTAAAACGAAAAAGATTGCAAGTAGGATCCCCACTTTAATTCTTTCCTTCGCCCAAAAAAGTAAGGACAGTCCAAATGTGATTTCGACCACTCCTGAAGACAATACAACAAAATCCATAAACATCGGATCTTGGGGTAACCAACGTGGAACTTGGGCTAAAAATTCTTGCCGTTGGAAAGTAAGGTGACCTACACCTGCTACTGTCATAAAAAGTCCGAGTACAGTCCGTAAGATATTTTGTAATAGATTTGTTTGCATCATTTTCCTCGGTATTTTAGACCTAAATTCGATGTTAAATGAATCTGATTTTATTAAAAATACTTACTTTAAGAATTGGATGGATAGTAAAGTTACATCGTCTTCAAAGAGTTTCGAGTTTTGATGGGAAATTGCTGATTCTAATAGAGAACTAAGTGTATTGTCCCTTTTCCATACTGACTGGTCCTTTAACCATTCAACAAATCCTTTTTCACGGAACATCGAATTATCTTTTGAACGAACATCAAAAATTCCATCTGAAAACAAAAAGAGTTTGTCTCCCACTTCATACGGTACTTCAAAATTAGTCCCCTCCCATTCAGGTAGAATGGAAAGAGGTTTCCCTTTTCCTAAGAGGGCAGTGATTTGGTTTTGATGGCCAAAATAAATGTCTTCGTGACCTGCTTTTGACCAAATGAATTTTTTTTCATCGGAATCAATTACCACGGCAACTGCAGTGATGAATAATCCTGCCGTATTTCCAAATAATATTGAATTCAATTGGGACAAACATTCGGCAGGGTTTTCTTTGTTGGTAATGGGAAGTTGTAAACTAAAATGCAATAGGGTAGAAATCATTCCTGCAGAGAAACCATGCCCTGAAACATCTGCTAATAGAACAAAAGTTTTACCATCTTCTAATGTTTGGATACAATAGTAATCACCTGCAATCCCATCACTTGGCAAAAATTCTAATTTAACATCGATTTTGTTTTGGTCAAAATTTGGTTCTAGTAATAATCTTTTTTGAATTCTGACTCCACGCGTTAATTCTTCTTGTAAGTAAAATTCTTTTTGTTTTAATCGTAAGGCATTTCGAATCACACTTAATAATTCTGATTCTAAAAAAGGTTTTGAAAGGTATAAGTCAGCACCTTCACTGTGTAATTCCTTTCTCGTTGTTACATCTGCTTTGGCTGTTAATAAGATGACGGGTAATGAATGGAATTGTTCTTTTTTTCGAATTTCTTTTATTAGATCAAGGCCGCTGAGTTTTGGCATCATAAGGTCTGTGATCACTAGGTCTGGATTCTCGGATAGAATCGTTGTTAAACCTTCTTCCCCATCTTTTGCAACAAGGACATGGTAACCAGCTCTCGTGAGGATTGAACCTAAATACGATCGTAGGTCTGGATTGTCTTCAACAACGAGAAGTTTAACAAAACGTTTGTGAGGTTGTTTTTCTGCTTCGAAAATAAGTGATTTAGATTCTTCAGGAATGTATTCATGTTGGAAAAGATGAAATTGTTTTTCTTTCCAACTTGAGATGCCTGCTGTTTTTACATTCTTTATAATGGGCAATGAAAAATAAAAATGAGATCCCTTTCCGATTTCACTTTCAACTCCTACTTTGCCTCCATGTAGTTCCACTAATTCTTTTACAAGTGCTAAACCAAGTCCTGTGCCTTCTTGTTCTCTGGTAAGTGATGCTTCACTGATTCCAAATCGGGAAAATAGGCGTTTCATTTGATCTTCATTCATGCCAATTCCAGTGTCGTATACAGAGACAATCACCTCTCCATCATTCTCTTTTGTTTGTAATTTGATTGTTCCACCTGATTCGGTAAATTTGATCGCATTTGATAGATAATTAAAAATACACTTATCTAGTTGTTCAGGATCAGCGGCAACGATTGGATCATTCTCTTCTAAAACCAGTTCAAAGTTTATGTTCTTTCTTTTGACATAAGCATTAAAATTTTCTGATACCAATGATAAAAATTCACCAAGTAGTATGGGTGATGTTTTGATTTCCATCTTCCCTGAAGTGATTTTTTGGAGGTCGAGTAGTTGGTTCACCAATCGAGTTAATCTTCTTCCTTGGTTGGCTATGATTTTGACTTCCTGCGGATTTAATCCTTCCTCACGTGTTAATGCGGATTCAGAGGGTCCAGAAATTAAAGTGAGAGGTGTTCTTAACTCGTGTGAGATGTTTTGGAAAAAAGCAGTTTGTGCTTTATTTTCTCTCTCTAACGAATCTTCGGCGATATTTGCAGCTAAGGTAAAATAATAAGCAAAACCTGCATGGAATAATGTGGAAAAGACTATATTGGATACATTGATAAGTGTGAGAAAATTTGTACTCCATACATAAATGGGAGGATAATTCAACGAATAATAATAGGTGGATGCAAATAAGAGACACCCGATCACAATACTTCCAAATTTAAGAATGTTTTTTCCTGGAGGCAAAAGGAAAATTCCTGTTGCAAATAACATCATGTAGTATTGGTATCCAGCTCCCCATCCAAAAAAATAAGTAGCTGTTAGTGCATGCAAAAACACTTCTGAAAAACATAAATACAAGGAAGTGAATAGGTATTTTTTTCGATTGATCCAAATTGTAAATGCAAACCAGAATACACTTCCAATGTTAAAGATTGCCATCTCCAAAGCACCAACGAGAAGGAAAAAAAATACAAAAGTAAAATGGATAAGACCTGCTAAAACATAAATTGAGTTTGTTGCTACGTAGTATCTTTGGTATCGCAATTCGACTCCATCTGGTGCTTGGAATAGTGAGCGAACAAAGGTTAAAATCTGGATCATGTTGGGAAAAATGAATCAGATTGAGTTCGGAAAGTCAAGAATTCCCTCTGATGTTTTAAGAGAAAGGAGTGAAGCTAGGAATTCGATAAATAATTTAGATTGGGTGCGTCCACCAAATTCAAACCGATCCCATCTTTGTGGTTACACGAACCGGGAGAAACTATTTTCGCATATGTCCTAAAAATTCCGATTTTGATCCGATTATTTTTAACTTTAATTAAAAATTGTACTCGTTAGGAAACTCTTGAAATTTTAGTCGTAGTATAGGATATGCAAACGAGACTCAAAATATACTTCCTTCTTAGTTTTTTAGCGTTCGGAATATTATGTTCCCTTGGTACTTTTTTATCATTGCATTTGATGCAGAATTTTGAGGATCAATT from Leptospira ellinghausenii encodes the following:
- a CDS encoding hybrid sensor histidine kinase/response regulator, translated to MNEKRILLAEDDLISATLLQESLASLGYQVTLAEDGRKAKELFLENQFPIVITDYDMPDVNGIELIDFLKEEEVEPIIIVLTNNSETSIIIDIMRRGIYDYIVKPIEAEELSLKLQRAFEIHNIRKLEKVAKREREMRLESHLDWIKWKEKIGGSGKFKNLNQNLFESLKTSFNQGTGFGALVSLLKIVSDSAEIEGDFYKIDTEIMGLIKTNAEMAEKALYTFSEIDEILNGKIELETISLINLYHEIKNVTNEMSNLLDIQKNYLYLSEKKSSFDQNKINIHKKYFIMALKEILTNACKFSIPESSIHIVMYIEAKSLVISVYNSPIKNSDRTEGIPLEFENMIFEPFFRLTKFVYDDYKTLDFGLGLTKVESIIKRFDGKIEIKNIIDHLYAKSQPKTKVICRISIPLVIENGI
- a CDS encoding PAS domain S-box protein, with protein sequence MNQVIFEDNKEDGKSNEHYDSLPVAFLQISKQGRINFINSEATELFSITQSDLHQKSFTTLLSEKSKESFHTFISTICSGKNKNSCLAEIIVRQNLTKQVSLYGNLSLDGDWIQLIVVESTDEKETDITYKKEFEDISNVAQVGRWELNLVTGTLKWSKKIYEIFELDPNLFQPSYETFLSVIHPDDREKVNQAYSQSLIDKKKYEIEHRLILSDGRIKWVRETCYSIFDPQGNPEISIGTCQDITKQKEMEIHLKESETKYSNLVENTASLVWSLDENGHFRYINPAWEKLLGYPKEEILDRSFLDFQPSVIATRDKKAFEKFSLGDDDSIKIGYETLFISKTGEAKYLIFYPTPLYNESGQFIGSHGTANDITFKRTLDLKLEETYFELGQRQYAIDQHAIVAITDLNADIIYVNKKFCEISKYTRDELIGENHRIINSGYHPAEFFKNLYKTIKSGNTWHGEIRNRAKDGTFYWVATTIAPIKNARGVIEKYLSIRTDITEIKEADEKIKSLLNEKALILVEVHHRIKNNMNTIYSLLKMEANSQKDILHKTILLDASNRVRSMMLLYDKLYRSENTDTISIKDYFPTLISEILNIFPNHEKITTDIHVEPVAINTKILSSIGIIINELVTNSMKYSFNEGQSGKITFHAKIQNQILMINYEDDGIPINPTILLQSTNSFGLNLINMLVKQLKGIVHIENSNGTKYKIEIKI
- a CDS encoding DoxX family protein; translated protein: MQTNLLQNILRTVLGLFMTVAGVGHLTFQRQEFLAQVPRWLPQDPMFMDFVVLSSGVVEITFGLSLLFWAKERIKVGILLAIFFVLIFPGNISQYTNGISAFGLDTDEKRLIRLFFQPVLILWALWSTGALRYLIDKQKNK
- a CDS encoding DUF6596 domain-containing protein, with product MSIEYPNSDEFQNRLQSVLRTLYLIFNKGYSMEGLEKEIRKSFCLESIHLCSLLLETEISIHSDVYGLLSLFCF
- a CDS encoding LA_2478/LA_2722/LA_4182 family protein — translated: MKFFSKTNLTVLTLLSLLACNKLSQSPEAKLKELVPKFQKTMCSKTIECTKDEFAKIPPAYRNMIPPFMQSEENCITFFDQKMKEAEKKRIEEKKEVTEEQVQAFEKCILAFDKLTCDTFKGAKGKVSIPECEEAQKYSGD
- a CDS encoding adenylate/guanylate cyclase domain-containing protein, whose translation is MKKSIVDEILISREIKNEKKVAVVRFAIFSFASLMDYLSYFHVINYTIVPPTNITLLLDTTFLVFAGFVLFFVTHFSFQPYLKFFTITLDYTIIGLMIFFDPTVQRGDGVIYFIAMIGAIFIYQFNLLRHSKIGTIYGAFLSFIFLFVISIGLGGGYPIDLIPMLFGLGMILAIGYVTTVSNFEMVKEANAKQMMERYLPSQLVSEFYKNNAQLEPGGEMKEVTILFSDIRSFTKYSEQRSAEEVVLFLNDYLSRMTDIIFRFNGTIDKFIGDAIMTIFGAPFKRDDDALRAVKSAVEMIHEIHRFNQKRKYLEDQIQVGIGIHTGEAIVGNIGSDRRLDYTAIGDNVNLASRIEGLTKHYQCPILISEVTFRQIEGKYNESDGFVIREIDKVIVKGKSKPISVYEVVCLTS
- a CDS encoding ATP-binding protein → MTTMRQKQIRFIGYLSGIFITLAIINSFAMLLFFGNTFFSFFGFFVALLFYITYTLNKKGFHFLSKNLILLLFNFAIINISSTQGKGSGSILLYFPLLSLYFLVFETIQWRWIVYWTLVSLLSYFYLETSEYSILKFGDMAKIDLNTLFQFNLFLSFLGEFLIMLMFIRVNHELENSYVVKAEELNDSLKELSVAKEKAEKAAQSRSMFLSSMSHEIRTPINSIIGFTNILLDDDPKEEHKDFLSMIQFSSRNLLVIINDILDFNKMEAGKVELEFIPFDFQSLIHKIFHSMKVKADEKNLSFKLEIDEGISEFLIGDPNRLTQILINLISNAIKFTLDGEIGLVVKLEDTLNDTEIIRFIVRDTGIGIPEKNQKIIFDHFSQADSSTSRKFGGTGLGLSIVKKLVELYGSNITLESKEGEGSEFSFLLEFAKSELIPEEKRFVIQKKSSNQRKNKTILVVDDNELNLKVAFQFIRKCGFECLLASNGKEALQIVSKEKISLVLMDLQMPDWDGFVTTEKIRASGIFTPIIALTADVSIDVSNHVKRSGFLDIIHKPFLPEDLVNKIELYAE
- a CDS encoding SpoIIE family protein phosphatase gives rise to the protein MIQILTFVRSLFQAPDGVELRYQRYYVATNSIYVLAGLIHFTFVFFFLLVGALEMAIFNIGSVFWFAFTIWINRKKYLFTSLYLCFSEVFLHALTATYFFGWGAGYQYYMMLFATGIFLLPPGKNILKFGSIVIGCLLFASTYYYSLNYPPIYVWSTNFLTLINVSNIVFSTLFHAGFAYYFTLAANIAEDSLERENKAQTAFFQNISHELRTPLTLISGPSESALTREEGLNPQEVKIIANQGRRLTRLVNQLLDLQKITSGKMEIKTSPILLGEFLSLVSENFNAYVKRKNINFELVLEENDPIVAADPEQLDKCIFNYLSNAIKFTESGGTIKLQTKENDGEVIVSVYDTGIGMNEDQMKRLFSRFGISEASLTREQEGTGLGLALVKELVELHGGKVGVESEIGKGSHFYFSLPIIKNVKTAGISSWKEKQFHLFQHEYIPEESKSLIFEAEKQPHKRFVKLLVVEDNPDLRSYLGSILTRAGYHVLVAKDGEEGLTTILSENPDLVITDLMMPKLSGLDLIKEIRKKEQFHSLPVILLTAKADVTTRKELHSEGADLYLSKPFLESELLSVIRNALRLKQKEFYLQEELTRGVRIQKRLLLEPNFDQNKIDVKLEFLPSDGIAGDYYCIQTLEDGKTFVLLADVSGHGFSAGMISTLLHFSLQLPITNKENPAECLSQLNSILFGNTAGLFITAVAVVIDSDEKKFIWSKAGHEDIYFGHQNQITALLGKGKPLSILPEWEGTNFEVPYEVGDKLFLFSDGIFDVRSKDNSMFREKGFVEWLKDQSVWKRDNTLSSLLESAISHQNSKLFEDDVTLLSIQFLK